The DNA window acatctGCACAAACACCCTTCACTGTGATACAAACCAAAGTTTGTTGCAGTCTGCATGAAAATGAGAACTGCTATTATATTTAACTAACAAGTAATCTGATTACTGGACGGTAAAACAGTGAACTAGTCTGATGGGAGCTTCAACTTTGTCAGAGGTCTTGTAAAAGTGAAATTTCTCAGCTAGTGTGTTTGCACAGTTGGGACTTCCTGTCCGAGTATCTATGGGGGGCGTTGACGTGTAATATTCATTATTAGCAAAACCGTTAGCTAGCTGGTCAAGACTTCATAAAAGACATTAAAAGTCAACTTCCCAAAGTCAACAAACCCGCCCAGCCTGCTGTTAAACCCAGCAGAAGTGCGAAGAAATGAAAGTGAACACACACCCGTGAAGGCAACATTCGTTTAAACAAGAACTTGAGCACGTGAGGCTGCAAGGCAGGAAGCTTCTCGAAAATGGACAGTCAAAACAATTAACCCACAACTTTCTAATGTGACATATGAGTTAGTACAATTGGTGCATAAATGTGTATGTTTGATGTATAAAGCAGTTTATTGAACCCACTCGTGGTTATAAGCCTGTGCTGATGTACCgcgtggccagcagcagcagcggacTGTGCTTCGGCTAACGTTAGACGTTACTAGCCAGCGAAACGTTTGGTGTCAACTGGTGAAATTACCTTCTCGTGTTCCTCTCGGAGCCTGACAACTCCGCCGAGATGCTCTATGTTCATTTTACCTTTTTCAGCCATCGTGCACAACAGGAATATGTGTTTTTAGTGACCCCAAAACAAAGCTCAGGGGTTGTTGTGAGTCCTAAAGAAGTGTTTAtgaatgcagcagcagctattCCTGAGAGCCGTGCTGGTCGTATTCATCAATGGGGCAATGATAATTATCCTCACTTTCGGAAGTGATACCATCTCACACTCTCATTTCAAGATTTCTGCATGATTTCCAAAAATATCCACGGTTTTTAAGATCCAAAGATGAACAGATATTCCTCGTCACTCTCGCTACGACATGCACCTCGGTCCAAAGTCAAACCACCAGCATTTACAACGGAACTTCCGGTCAgaatattcaaaataaaagctctcatTGATACGTCGCCTCTAAGTGTAACAAATTAGCCTACTAACAAAATGAAATTACCCAGGAGTGAACAGATTCAAAACTATAATTGAACTAGTGaattagtaaaaaataaaataagataaagatACACCAGAAAATTAGTCCATCACAAGTAAAACTCAATTTTTTAGTTACCAAGAAGCATAACCAGATTAATCTTATAGCTGCTGAGCCCCTGTTGttgcattttatcatttttatttatgacTTAACCACTGTTCAAGCAGCATTTTCATTTTGTAGGTGGTCAAGGTGGAGCTGACTCAAATTCATTATACCTTTAGGTaattctatctatctatctatctatctatctatctatctatctatcttggttttttggagccagaaatgaccatatttggaggcAGGAGCTGTGGAGGTGCGTGGGGTGAGTCTGACTCACAAACTATAGTGACACCCCGCAGATAGCCTGTCACTCACGCAGCCCCATTCTTTAATATGCATAACTATGGGCCTTAAGAAATTACAGTCAGGTGAGTCATAAAAAACTTCACCTCCCGTATCATGAACATTGAatttagctatagagaccaaaactgtttttgtaccttACTGTAACATTATTATTTCTACTTTAAAGTTTGGCATGTTAACACGCGGTGCCTATGGTGATTAAGCCTCAAGTGCCCacttgatgaactgcagtttctggcacttctGCATCGGCCTCAGAGGTTGCCTGTTGGTTGGTATGTGTCTCTCATGTGACATTTTGTAGGAGAAGGCATGGgggccccctgacactttggcctgataggcctgttcagtaatccatccatgagcATAATGAGTACAGTTATCAAATGCAGTTGATGAAAAAGTACATTTCAATcagaaatgtagtggagtagaagtaatAGAGTTAGATgcagtggtgtaaggtagttaAGACAGcccccagtgcacactattatgatggTCTCAATTAGTGTACGCTATGGTGCAGGTATTGTCTCATAACATGATCAGAAacttgacattggataacattaacatacacattacccagcaatcgtcattgcatatctgtacgttacaaaaaataccaaagaaaatgagaaattattaggttaatttaatcatttcagTGGTTTgttatagtttattttgaataagcatataattttgttattGATGGTgatgactattttacaaaaaagacatgacagagatgggtttgcctttttcaagggCACACATAGCAAAgggcactgtttttaatttattgagAGTTCTTTGAAAACAGGCATATTTCCAAGATGGCAATCACTCATAAGGGCCGATTCCCCACCAACACATTATTGGAGGGCCCATTCTCTCCATGGGCCCCCCCACCtcacgggccccagtgcaaccacactgcctgcactgtttatatttacgcccctgctaAGATGGAAACACTCAAGAACAAGAATCTCATATTTCACTCTACTCTTTCCTCAGTCCCcttacatacttttattttgaagaaaaaatATTGCAACTTCCGTTCTCCAGCAACATGAAGTTACCTTGacgcagctgctcctctgtgccTCCCGGTGTACTCTGGGTAAATGTGGATGGTTGCACAAATGTAAACAGTCGACATACTGTACTGAGCTGAATCCCTGCTACAGTGATCAGCACACTGTGACACAGTTACAGACACAACTGCTGTCAGAGATTTATCTATTAGAGAAGTAGCAGTGGGTTTCATCCACGCAGTGTGACAGGATGAATCTGCCCACAGCTGCATAAATAATGTAGTTAGAGATAATGTTTAAACacacctatatatatatatatatatatatatatatatattcatgtaATAGCACACATAACTATCAGTGGATTTAAAGCAGCTTAGATGGATCAGTTGTCATAAACAAGTTTTGTTTCAGAATATTAATATAGTCCACCCATGGTTCCAGCCCCCTTCTTGTTGGACGCTCATTGGCTGTTTATGTTGCATTCAGTTGCTATCGGAAATATTATTTCTATTAGTTGTAATATGTGGGGAAAatcaataataattaataaaagtaTGTTAGTAGCAAATTAAGAAGAATTTAAGGAGTAGGTGACTTTCCCAACAAATTGGACAGTAATCTGAAATATTTGACATTAtcagtttaaaagtttttttttttatgtatacaAATAAACTACTAAACCCCCTTAATTGCATAAAGCTTTTCATTAAGAAATGTATCCCTAATTATCAAGATATTATCAATGGCTTAAGGGTGTCCTCTTTAACTTATAAACTAACTTAACTAATTGAATTAAGAAATGTATGCCTAATTATCAATTTAAGATATTACCAATGGTTTAAGGGTGTCTTCCTCAACTAATAAACTACCTTAAATAATTTGATTAAGAAATGTATCCTAATTATCAATTCAAGATATTACCAATTGTTTAAAGGTGTCCTCCTCAACTAATAAACTAACTTAACTAACTGAATTAAGAAATGTATCCCTAATTATCAATTTAAGATACTACCAGTGGTTTAAGGGTGTCCTCCTTGAATAATAAACTAACTTAACTAATTTATTTAAGAGATGTGACCTAAAACCTAAAAATGTAGGTTGTATGCACCTGCACAACCAGGAAACGTGGGATTGACCAAATGTTCATGAACGCAGCATCTTCATGGTACCCATCAGGCACTGCGGGCGTAGTCATGCAAGCTCAGACATCAAGAATAGCCAGCTGATAAGAGCATGGTCACTCTCTTGTTAACATTGTAAACATAGACCTGACGAATATTGATGAGGATTTAATAACACAGCAAggtatgtgtttatgtttactgtgtttactCTGTTTATTGTAACAGGCTCTGCTGAATCATCATTGGTTGAATTGGACTATAGATGCTGCTCTGTGGTAACCTTTGCCTTGTGATGCTTTCTGATGCAATCAGAGCTATCACACCACCACATTGCTATCTGTAGTCTATGTGTTCTTATTAGAAAATTACTTGCAGGATCATGTTGCgtcttctgtctttttaaactgCTCAGTGTGTGTCAGTATCTGGTGTCATTTTGTAAATAGGTGATTTGTGAATAGCCAATAATAATTGATTGTATTTCAACTGACAGTATTTTCCTGTTTTCATATCCTATGCTCAGTGTTGGACTGTTAAGTAGTTTACAGTTATTGTATCTGTGCTGCCTCCTACAATTCTAATTCTGATCCACAGTATGTGTCATCGAATTGATGATGTCATGAAGCTGTGTTGTGAGTTATCTGCCAATCAGCAAATCCGGACCACAGTGACAGGCTCAGGGaagggagcagcagcagctggagggCTGGCCTTCGCTGGAGGGCTGGTCGGGGGTCCTCTTGGCATTGCAGTCGGTAAGTGGAAGAGTGCAACAGGTTCTCTCAAACTTAgagatatttttttgtatttcacaaGTTTGAAACCTTCTCCCCTTGCAGGCGGTGCTGTCGGAGGCCTTCTGGGCTGCTGGCTGACCAGTGGACAATTCAAACCGCTGCCTCAGATCATAATGGAGCTCAGTCCTGAGCAGCAACAGAAGCTTTACGGTGACCTCATGGCCATCCTGGGAGACATTCAGTGGACTGATGTGGCTCAGCTAACTGCTCTAGTGATGGGAAACGCCACCCTGAAGCAACAGGTTACAGCCGCCCTTCTTGGATACATCACCAAGGAGCTGCAGGCGGAGGTGCACTATGTGGATTAGTGTCTGTGGAAAAACTGGAATAACCTGACTCAAGGGTGCACATGCTCAGGAGGACGGAGTCTTTGAAAAGATGTGAACTGATTTTGTGAAGCTAAAGAGACTCTTGATCAAATGTGAAATCACATGTTGTGAAATTGCACAGGCACCATCACAGTCCTGGTAACAGGCTACACTGGGTAATATGAAGTTAGCAGCATATTGTGAAAACAGCTGTATAACTGGATTAAATTATTACGGGAAGTGCATCAAATGAAggaattatttattcattgagCCTTTCATGGTACTGATAATCGTGATTCTGCTACACTCATTTTAATGTCTGAATACATAGGATTATGCCTTGAATGAACGCCAAATGTGCAGTGTGAAATATTGTGGTTTGAtggaaatttattacatttaaaggaatactttacccacaaaatgaccatctaTATACCTATCAATTTATTCCTGCCATCTTAccttttcttgcatgcctctggtaaacgaagaatccaaaaacggcaaaactatattaaaacatttgtttaaaaactCTCTGACAACCTGTTTAGTATAGTCCAAGTCTCATGTATCCAGTCATAccctcagtgcttcccaaacatgTTGCATTGTCTTGGCTTCAGCCCTTTCTGACCAGCactaaaagtaataataatattaaaaataaacttaattcatatagcaccttttatacaagaaatgcagcacaaagtgttttacaatAAAGACAGTTAAAGtctgagtgcttcacatgaaaacagaCAGAATGGACATAAAACAGATGAGGCTATTTAATATGAAAGGACATTATAAACAGTTAAACACATGGATTAATTGATACCAAAAAATCATGGAGTTGTAAAACTACAAATCATAAAATCAATCAAGCAGCGTGAAGcgtaaatagaaaatagaagtgtgaaagtgaaagcatAGATAAGTTTGACTTTTAATCAAGGCCAGAAAAGGACTGAAGGTGGGGCAGTGGCCCCAAGGATTTCAATTAATCAACaatgtttgtaatgtttttggattcttcgttcacatGTGAGGCATGTGAGataaacaatgttttctttatgaattTAGGATGATGCAGCATGAAAAATCGATATATAAATGcttattttgtgggtgaagtattcctttaggAATAGGAGTTAACCAGCATATGTGCACAGTATATTGTATTGAAATTATttcatcaataaaaacaaaaaaagttgtaaaaaaaagttgtattcACTGGCTCATTCAGGTTTATATAGCACACTGTGATGGTCAAGAGTAAGTCTCTCTGTGATTTAAGTGTCAAATAAGCTGCCTTACAGGTataaactgtgtttttgtctgatGTAAACccataaaggaaaaaaaagggtctTAGGATAAGCAATCTACTGATTCTTTAGAGTCACATGTGGCCATGGGCAGGActtaactgagaaaaaaaaacctcttgatCTCAATATAGTTCTTCCAGTAGTTAAACGCATTCCTGAATCTGTTCATTTTTGTCAATCCTCTTCTGAAACTGAAACTACTAGTGGCTTTTCTAGGTCATCACATCCAAATAATCTTGCTCCTCAGGGTCCCTTGGCCTCTTGTAGTTTATATTTTTGAACACTTGGCAACAAGTCAACTTTATGTGACCAAccatcacctgaaaatagggTAGGAAAACAGAAAGCCACTGTCTAATTTAGCAG is part of the Epinephelus lanceolatus isolate andai-2023 chromosome 5, ASM4190304v1, whole genome shotgun sequence genome and encodes:
- the LOC117253626 gene encoding protein C19orf12 homolog, with amino-acid sequence MCHRIDDVMKLCCELSANQQIRTTVTGSGKGAAAAGGLAFAGGLVGGPLGIAVGGAVGGLLGCWLTSGQFKPLPQIIMELSPEQQQKLYGDLMAILGDIQWTDVAQLTALVMGNATLKQQVTAALLGYITKELQAEVHYVD